One genomic segment of Catalinimonas alkaloidigena includes these proteins:
- a CDS encoding vWA domain-containing protein, producing the protein MKKYIFIFIALVLMAFTHRLSTAYTVTGIVTSAEDGSPLPGVNVLIKGTDSGTITDLEGKFQLEVTTGQETLIFSSIGFATEEVNIKQRKKVNVSLKADVQSLSEVVVTTYGRQQQAKMSQNVRMEEADYAHSFHAPQEEPIPQHNTENYATIHENDFLEVKHNALSTFSIDVDAASYSNIRRFIDQGQMPPKDAVRIEEMVNYFTYDYAQPKGNTPFAIATELSACPWNEEHQLVHIGLQGKQIPTEDLPPSNLVFLIDVSGSMNAPSKLPLLKSAFRMLVKQMRPEDRVAIVVYAGAAGMVLPSTPASQKEKIMLALDQLQAGGSTAGGAGIKLAYTIAKENFQEDGNNRVILATDGDFNVGESSDAGMERLIEQKREDGVFLTVLGFGMGNYKDSKMEILADKGNGNYAYIDNIQEAKKVLVNEFGGTLFTIAKDVKLQLEFNPTKVKAYRLLGYENRALKNEDFNNDKKDAGELGSGHTVTAMYEIIPADSEEDVPSVEPLKYQEQKVKSNARQSDEMLILKLRYKSPDGSKSQLIEQPLLDRTVRLEDTSDNFRFAAAVAGFGMLLRDSEYKGDLTYDAIARLAQGAKGGDKEGYRQEFIRMVESCNLMASK; encoded by the coding sequence ATGAAAAAGTATATTTTTATATTCATCGCACTGGTCCTGATGGCTTTTACCCATCGGCTCAGTACTGCTTACACTGTAACTGGAATTGTCACTTCTGCTGAAGATGGCAGCCCGCTGCCGGGAGTCAATGTGCTGATCAAAGGTACAGATTCAGGTACTATTACTGATTTAGAGGGGAAATTTCAGTTGGAAGTCACTACTGGCCAGGAGACATTAATCTTTTCTTCTATCGGTTTTGCCACAGAGGAAGTGAATATAAAGCAACGTAAAAAAGTCAATGTAAGCCTAAAGGCAGATGTGCAGTCTTTGTCAGAAGTAGTAGTTACCACATACGGAAGGCAGCAGCAGGCTAAGATGAGTCAGAATGTAAGGATGGAAGAAGCTGATTATGCGCACTCATTTCATGCACCGCAGGAAGAACCTATTCCGCAACACAATACCGAAAACTATGCGACCATCCACGAGAATGACTTCCTGGAAGTAAAGCATAATGCCCTTTCTACTTTTTCTATAGACGTGGATGCTGCCTCCTACAGCAATATCCGCCGTTTCATTGATCAGGGACAGATGCCACCCAAAGATGCGGTGCGCATAGAAGAAATGGTCAACTACTTTACTTATGACTATGCTCAACCTAAAGGTAACACTCCTTTTGCGATAGCAACCGAACTCTCAGCCTGTCCCTGGAATGAGGAGCATCAGTTGGTACACATTGGTTTGCAGGGCAAGCAGATTCCAACTGAAGACCTGCCCCCTTCTAACCTGGTGTTCCTGATAGATGTATCCGGCTCTATGAATGCGCCTAGCAAACTACCACTGCTAAAAAGCGCTTTCCGTATGCTGGTCAAGCAGATGCGGCCAGAGGACAGAGTAGCCATTGTGGTGTATGCCGGAGCTGCCGGTATGGTACTTCCTTCAACCCCAGCCAGCCAGAAAGAAAAGATCATGCTGGCGCTGGATCAGTTGCAGGCAGGGGGCTCTACTGCCGGTGGCGCGGGCATTAAACTGGCCTATACAATAGCAAAAGAGAACTTTCAGGAAGATGGAAATAACCGTGTCATCCTGGCTACCGATGGGGATTTTAATGTGGGGGAGTCCAGTGATGCGGGCATGGAACGGCTTATTGAACAGAAGCGGGAAGATGGAGTGTTCCTGACTGTGCTGGGCTTTGGCATGGGCAATTACAAAGATTCAAAAATGGAAATCCTGGCTGATAAGGGCAATGGGAACTATGCTTACATTGACAATATCCAGGAAGCCAAGAAGGTGTTGGTCAATGAGTTTGGTGGCACTTTATTCACCATTGCCAAGGATGTCAAGCTACAGCTTGAATTCAATCCCACCAAGGTGAAAGCCTACCGGCTACTCGGCTATGAAAACCGTGCGCTCAAGAATGAAGACTTCAATAATGACAAAAAAGATGCGGGTGAGCTGGGTTCAGGACATACTGTGACAGCCATGTATGAAATCATTCCTGCGGATAGTGAAGAAGATGTGCCTTCTGTTGAACCGCTTAAATACCAGGAGCAAAAAGTAAAATCCAATGCCAGACAGTCAGATGAAATGCTAATATTAAAGCTGCGCTACAAAAGCCCCGATGGCAGTAAAAGCCAGTTGATAGAACAACCTTTACTGGACCGTACTGTACGATTAGAGGACACCAGTGATAATTTCCGCTTTGCAGCAGCCGTCGCTGGCTTCGGGATGCTGCTGCGCGATTCAGAGTACAAAGGTGACCTAACTTATGATGCTATAGCAAGGTTGGCACAAGGAGCCAAAGGTGGTGACAAAGAAGGCTACCGCCAGGAGTTTATCCGCATGGTAGAATCCTGTAACCTGATGGCAAGCAAGTAA